ATTCCCACAGATGGAGCACCGGCTGCTACAGCTGCCAAGGCATATTCTATCTGGACTAGTTTACCAGATGGGCTGTGAAACAAAGTGGGATGCAattgtttatttacaaaaatagCCTACAGATACAAAATCTACAATGCTAGCTGACAAAACGGATCATTCACTCTAATAGGCTGGTCAGTCAACTTCCCCATCGTATGCGTATGTATTACGATATACACAGGGGAGAAAAAGTAGTATTGTTAAATCTGTCCATTTATCACAAAAACGGGAAAGACGAAACAGTAGCAAAACAGATTATGTGGATGTTGGATTATACTCAACCATTCGACAGTGCGCTAACAAGCTAACACCGTGACAATGCATATCTCCAACGTTAGTTTTCCTCAAACGCATTGGCCAGCATAAACTTCATATTAACAGGGAGGTACCACTAAATATCATATGTGAGAACAAGCGTGTATTATCTCTATATGCAATGTTTACAAACAAACGTATAATTAATAGTTTACCTAAATGTAGTAAGGGAAAAACTGTATCCTCTTTCTGCCATTTTCGCTTCTGAATGCGTGCAGAAAACACTTCCGGGTAAAGGGAGAATTaaatttatcaaaataaaagtttgaaTTTCCAcgaattttaaatatttttgttgctttagTCTAATGCAGACCGTATTTTATCAGAAGTTCAAATTCATACCTGAGAAAAATACCGCAACGTTGTTTTTCATTCCTGCCATGTTTTTCGGCAAAGATTTGTTTATTAACTGTTTACTTCAAACGAATCACTTTTACAACGACacaatgtatttattcattaattcataGTAGTTCAAGACATAAAATTGTACCAGGGGTTCTTGAAATCGTTGACAACCTGTAAATaacatatataaatgtgttgAAGCTTGAGAGTAAAGGATGGAACTTTTATTTAGAAATGTATTTCAAGCGGAAGGTCTCCATTTGCGTTAGGAACGTTATCTGTCATCCTTATCCATACCGCTCGGAGACGCCAAGGTATTGTTTGGAAAATAGTAGAAGACGTTGTATATTTTGCTTGATTTACTGTATTCTCGTTTTACAATAATGTCAGATTAcctcttttgctgttttgtgaGCGAATCAGTCTAAACTGTGCgattttgtgaaaatgtagaGCCTGGTAGAGGAGACCGTTTGTGATGAGGAAGAGAGCTAGCGAGCAAAGTTAGCTGAGCCAGCCATGTTGTGATGAGATAAACTTGGCCGGTAAGGCCGACAGAGGGACTTGTTATTACATTGACACGACAAATTTGTCGATAAAAAGGAGAGTTATAAGTATATTTCATCCACATGTTTCTTAGTATTGTGTATTTGGCAGTTTATCAGAGTGGTCATAGTGGTATCTTAATGAGCGACATTTGGGTAACGAAAAACTAAAGGAGAACACTATCGTCAAGATATCTCACAGTCGCCGTTTTTATTTCGATGTCGTTTTGTGTGGCGTAGTTTTCTTAGGGTccaaatattttccattttacctTTTAAACTAGTGAAGTATCCCTGGATGATTCAATTATATTCATCATTATTAATGAGATCAGCGGCCGTCTAAACCCTGAGTGTCGTCTGGACTCAGATTCTAAATCCTCATTTACTTCAGCATGTCTGAGCCATCATTAACCTGGTATGTATCCACTGGCATCCTCAGTCAGTCAAGAATATTTGGTTTCTCCACAGGAAAAGCCATGGCTCGTGGGCAGCAGAAGATCcagtcacagcagaaaaatGCCAAGAAGGCtgcagagaagaagaaacaacaGGGGGCTGATCAGAAGACTGCAGCAAAGGCAGCGCTGGTCCACACATGTCCTGTCTGCCGGGTTAGCCTTTTAATTTCATGTCTCATGTCAGCATGCAGCTGTGGATTTTAGTGTTCTCTCAGTGGTTTCTTTATACCATGTCTGTTTCTAATTAACACTGTAAAGGATTGCCTACGCCGGAGTAATTGAGCTGTAACATGGATCATTTCCATTTATAGACACATATACATCATGTGTATTTTTCATGCAGTTAGGTtggcaacaaacacacatgttttgAATGCCTTTTTGGTGCTGCTTtcccttttttcattgttcttcaGTTGCacttacatttcattttatgattttgCATATTAAATACTTTGATGCATCTATTTAAAAAGTGATTTTAGAATAACTGTTGTTTTCTCCGGTGCCCTGTAGACACAAATGCCAGATCCTAAAACTTTCAAGCAGCATTTTGAGAGCAAACACCCCAAGTCCCCTTTGCCCCCTGAACTGGTGGATGTGCAAGCTTAAAAGAACTTCAGCAACCACGGACGTGCGACCGGGGTGAGTTAATGATCACTTGCTCATCAAATTGCGGCTCTGACTGCATTTGAAATTGCAAAGTAACATTGAATGTATCACAGATACCAGATCTCTTATTGTCTCTCATCTCAAGAccaatttttgtttgtttgtttgtttttcccccacagacccttgaaagaaaaaaacaaaaacaaaacaaaaaaacggttCAGATTCAACTTGATTAACCGATTCAGCGTTCAtcaagggggggaaaaaatgactcTGGGAACTACAGACAAAGTATGGACACTTGGCGATAATGACCTACAGAAGGACTGAAGCACACCAGCACCGCtttgattttatatttttatatgtgtgttgcCTCCACCTTGACTTACCCTCATTCcatgtgtgctgtgtgcccCTGACAGCCTTATCCCCGTGTCCATGTTGTCTTAACTCCCCTTCCCATTTTTTACTTccctcccccaaaacacaaCCCCCTCACCCCTCACAGTCACTTTCTTTACTACATTACTGTCTTCCCTGTGGTATTTCAGTTGTTCCCCACACTCATCCACCAACTGCTGTTTGCCAATTGGTTTCAATACAGCTGATATTCATGATTCTGTGACTTCTTTGTGTGAGCTGTAATCTGAAGGTTTGAATCACTGTGTGGTTGAACAGTATTAATGACCATGACTAAATGAGACTTAATTTTCGGATGCTCCAAATTATCGCCAAAGCAATGAGGAAAAATTCCGTGCTTAGTCCATTTAAtggatttattttaaaaataagttaAAATTCTAAGGTTCACTTCttatttttgttactgttttcaaTAAATGTTAAagcatatttaaaacaaaaacagtgtttaacAGTGTGCTTAATGAATGTATTCCAGACCTAACCAGTGAAATGTGTAGTATGTATGTTGTGGCAGCCACACAGATAGTCCAGTCCCATACAGTGGTAGTATAATGTATAGGGCAACATTAGTGTGAAGAGCTTGCTGCAGAGTTGTTGTAATTATCTATAGAGAGGGCTGTGACAATAACTGTAGTGATCAGAATAAATGTGAGCACCCATAATAAATATGAGGTGGAGTTGGTGACATAGTCCACATGACCACATAACCACAGCTCATAGTATTACTGAAAATAATTCACTCCAGCATTAACCCCCAGATGAACTCTTTTAATTCATCAACAGTATTACTGCAATTtcttaatgaatttattttgacTGACAGTGCAACACAAAAAACAGGGCCCTCTGGGGGGCTCTCTGTGCTCCCTGACATATAGTTTAATATCATTTAATATcatgtgtatttaaataaacatttactgGTCCAAACGACACACTGTTTTCCACTGCGAGGCAGTTACAGGGGCTGCCGATGGATAGAGTATGTGCCTAAAATCAGATTCAAATGGTGTATGGTcacaactgaatgaaatgacCGGGTGTCCTCACTACATCTGCCCTCACCGCAGGATATCTGATAACATTATAAATGCAGTTTTGCCGTGCTAAGCCTGGTAAACCTTGTATTGATCCTTGACTGTACTGCAGAATTTCATGTCCATCTTAACCAAGGGACCGAATGGCGGTCTCAGCACGTCTAGACCTCTTGAAACAGGCACATGGGCAGCACAAGCTCTGCCTCACTAATTTCACTGAATTGAAAACTACACTGTCTAATTGTGATGTTTTGCTGCATACTGTGTTATTTGTACTTAAAATACAAGCATCGCCGTAACTTCAGAACCAGAAGCACAGAACAATATCAATACGTCACAGTTTGGTTTTGTATCACTTAAATTCATGGTGagtccccacacacactcttacaactgtaacagcttttttttttttttttttttttttttttccagaaaatgGATTTTCCGGTCTCTCTAAACAGGCAGCCCAACCATATACCTGAACAAATGTCTAGGCATGCAAACATTATGCAACCCGTAACAGACTTTTCATAGTTACTAACcgaactctgaaaaaacagaaaaaaatcattaacaaTCAAGAAGTTCATTCTAAGATATTGGTCATTATTTGTTAACCAGATAGATGTTATTACACATTTTGGGgatttatttgaataaaaaaatatttatagcAGGGGGTTAACTGAGAAGGCacaatgaaatgtgttaaaGTATGTATCAAAATTATGCTGCTAATAGTAGTTTTCAGATAAACATACCTCAATTTCAAATAACTGCTCTAAAGACATTCTCATATTTAATTCCAAATAGTGCTTACAAAGCTTTTCTTGTCTTACTTAACTATAGTTAATCTcatgttcaaaaagaaaaaaaaaactctatttgGGTTTATTTCTAATATTAACTCCTTTAAACTCAAGCAAAACAATTCCAAcaattaataatttattaaacCGAAGGATAATTTGGCAAATatatcaaatacatttaaacagcCGAAGCCTGACGCTGACGTTAAATCTGCCGAGAAGACGGTGAAAGAGGGCAGTCAGTTTACGAGGACACAAATCACTGAGTAGCCTTATATTTAACCCGAGAGTGGAGGATAATGACGAAAAGGCAAAACTGATGTGAACAGAACGACGGTGGAGTTTTTTTTACAGGCATCCGCAGGTCTTGACCACCATATTGCGATGTTTCTTGAGGATAACGTTGTTGTTGTCATCGTAAAAGAGCACAGAGATGGGGCTGAGCTTCGTGGGAGCGCAACATACCTTTGGTACCTCGTCAGGTTTCATAAGATGAACCTGCCAAAGACAGAACGTCAACCAATCTTTCAGAATAGGGTCTAGACCAACATCTCTGAATTTGCAGGTTCATTTGtatgttatgttgtgtttttcttattcagCGTCACTGAGTGAAATAGAAAAGTCGCGTATCACGTCCACAGTGTTAAATTTGCTTTCTGCAGAGCAGCCTTCTTCTCAAAGAGTTGCATTCCATTCATAATTTACTTCTTAATCCTGCTCTGAAAATACAATCTTTAAGTTTACTTTCTGACCACTTAAGACCTCTTTGTGctaggaaagaaaaaatgtgtttacactgaattatatttaaatattttgaggGATACTGTTGTGTTGAATTATGAATTCATGCTAATATGGCTGCAGAGATTGTGAGCTGATCATAAATAAACTCAGGTTATAAAGTAATGTTAAGATATGTGAGTAGTTTACTTACCACAAGTTGGATCACTGCATGATTGGTGGCGTTCATACAGGAACCCAAAGGATAATCACATTCTCCATCGCAGTAATATGCAGAGTAACCGGAAGGAGCCAATACCCAGTCCTGTACACAAGAATGATTGGATGAAATTCATGGAGGAAGAACGTGAAGGAGCTAGTATAAACTTttggttttgcttgtttgtttgtttgtttgtttgtgtctgtggcaTTAAATTGTATTTATGGCAAAAATGTCCAATATTAATATTGGCAGTATTACTTGTTGAAATTTTTTGTGGTGAAATGAGAAAGTGTCTTGGACATTGAACAAGGGCTTCAGAGTTCTGGAGTGAGATCTGgtacagcaaaaacaaacatgcgGTTGGTTCAGCCTATCGCATAACCCTAAAGCACGCGTTTCAGTGGCCCCGCCTTAACTTATTTGGCCCTCAAAGGACTTGGATTCACTCATGCATTGCAAACGCAATTTTAGCCTGGTTCCTGAGCTTTGGAGTTCTTTGGGTAGTAACAACTGTCATTTTATCTTATGCCTTGTATAATTTCCTCTGCAATCTCAAACATGCTCCCAAGATCTGCCGTTACAGATGAGGAGGTCTTGATATCTTACCTTCCATCCCAGGTCACTGAAGCTGACATAGAGCTCATGTTTCTTGCAGGCCTGTCGCCCACTGCTTACATGGTTGTAATTTCCttgaaaggaacaaaaaaagaagaccaaatatTTAATAAGAATCAGTTTTAAGATCtggtcattttttccccctcttgttCCTCTCTTTTAGCACAGTCAATCTCTTTGTTGTGTGACTACCTATTATGTCAGGTCTGTTTGGATGAGGCAGATCATATTTGTGTTTCTTCTTGCGCGGTGTGCTGTGTCTAAGGGCACGCGGCGGGCGACAGGGAGCCTGGCTCGCGCGGAAGAACGTAACCATGAACGGCTGTTTGGAGCGCGGACCGCGTCGCCCCACCAGCCCCACCCACCCAGCAGATAACGAACGATCTGGAGGAGGAAAAATACGTATTGGGTTTTAATCACAAATTTGACATTGACACACTTCAGTTTTCTGTATATTGTTATAAacgattttttctctctcgaaTAAGCTCCTCGCAATTCTTTCCCATAAGAGTCTTGGCTTGGCTCAAGATTCAAagatttgtctgtctcttcGTGTAAAAGTGTTCACATAATGAACATTTCTTTCCGCTGATGCTTTTTAGCCCAAAAATACAGCAACCATGAATTCGACATTCATACAGTACATGGCACGCGAATGACATGGCCCGGTTTTAATTCTCTTGGGGTAACATGCTCTGcctgtcttcttctctcagaGCAAATAATCTGTGTGGCCACTGGTATGTACAGAACAGTCCGTGGCCCGGTTCCAAAACTCTATAACAAAGAGCTCCTTCTTTGTCTCTTCCTGCACATGTTTTTTAATGGGGCAGAATGCTCATACTCATACGACGTTTATGAGATATCAGCTCGAATGGAAGAGCAGACCCAATGGAGGAAGCTTCCAAATGGAGTTGGAAGTGGGAGTGACTCACCTTCCTCAGTCTCGACGTATAATCGGATGCCCATGTTGCTGCGTGGGTGCAGGAGCCAGTGGTTGCTGGCAGATGTCACATCGAAGGCCAGCCAGCCCTCCTGCCCCGCAggtactgactgcatgtccaGTAACACCAACTCAGGCTCCCTAAGGAAAGAGAGCGGTTATGTATGCTACGTGTTGGTACTACAGTCAGTATCTGTAACTGGAGCTAGTGAATATTTGTCAGTTCAAAGGTGAAACTGGGCATGAACGATCATTCTATATTTTACAGTTTCTGtaaaatattgttattattgttggtGTTATTCTGTCACATTCTATATGACAATGTGACCGTCCTTTTTTTCttagaggagaagaaaaatatcAGAAATGTCTCTTCTTCTTAGATCAACATGACAAGGCACACATTCAAATTATGTTCAAAACAACAGTGGCATAAGACTGTTCAAGACCTCAAGACATTTCAGACCTCATGAAGCGATATCCTTGAAAAGAGAGCTATTGTTCAACCATTTTATGTCATTAAATTACTAATAgaataataaaaagaagaaaagcacttaaagaaagaaagaaagaaagaaagaaagaaagaaagaaagaaagaaagaaagaaggaaggaaaaacagGGAGGTTCTGAGTGTCTTTTCGCTGTCATTGATTATGTGGTATTTTACATAGCACTAAGGAAATTGTCCTGGTTGTAACCTATGTTTTTTCTCCCGCTGAATCTCGTAGACGGAGATGTGGAGCGTGCGGTTTGCTCGCTGGCCCACTGTAACCGTTTTGTAGATGCGAAACTCTGCTGCAGTGACGGTCTCTCCTTGGGGCAGAGGTGTCAGGTCAAATCGGAACTCCTTCCAGTAAGGCCGAGGCTGCAGGAGATCCTTTTCCTGCTCGACTGCAAACACGGGAGAGCAAATGGAAAACGAATGAGAACGTGGCAAAAAGCAGGGAGGAACAGACATTTTAGATATGATATGAAGGGTGGTGACAGAGCGGAGTGcgagagacaaacagagcaaGTGAGCGAAAGGGCATATAAACGGGAGTATGCGTTCGAAGATTAAGCGTGTTGATGTGTCCGGTGACAGGGAGACGTGAGAGCAAACAGgtagaggatgagagagagtgggaggggagagagagagtcgtggAGGATGAATGTGTCCTTGCTGAGCTCTGTGGATCAGACTAACACCCACTGTCGAGGCTCAACAGAATAGTAATTAGAGGGGCTGAGGGCCCGTTGCTGCTGAGCACATAACCACTAATTACAGTCCAGTGGCGTATTTTTAGAGGAGCGCCCGACattattttcatctctctctctctctctctacctccctcttctcttcagTGGGGCCTGTAATTCTCCGCAGCTGTGTGCCTTACGCATAATTCAACTGCCTGCTTTTTATTGACCGTGTCTATAGGAGCATGCAAGTGTATGCTCCAGTTCATATGTATACTAAATACGCAGAGAACTGCGTTACATCTCACAAACGATATTCCGGAGTTGGCAGGATAACAGTATTTAGAAAACTATCTGTTAAAGTGTCCTGTAGAAATCATTGTGCAGtaggaattcttttttttttcctttcagtggTTAGCCCTGACGTTTGACCACAGTTTTTCTAGATACCAGCTTTTTCCTAGCACAATTACTATGGCCGAGTTCTGAGGCACCTGTTTATGCTCGGTGAATTTTATCAATTGCATCTGATGAGAGAGTGCTGGAGAAAGGATCGTTCGACAATTTGTATAAATTGTATAAATCGACAAAATGTATAAATCTCATGCATAAATGTTACAACTATATTTTCATTATGTAAATATCTAATTTCGTGTGGTTATCACACATAATGCTTCCTAAAATATTaactaatttcattttatagCTGTGGTCATCCAAAGTTTTGATTCAAGTTGACGTGACGACAGATCAAAATTTAAAAGATGCAGGCATTTTCCCATGGCAGGCTATACAGGGAGAGGAAGCTATTGGGAAGAGGatgtttaatgtaattttacaaCAGATAAGTATCAGTCCTGTCTGGGTTTAGGCAGGAAGAGATCTGAGACAGATACTGTGGATGTATCTGGACTAAAAAGCTGTTTCAGTGACTCTAAGCAAATTACTTTCTAGTCAAGGAAAAAGCTTTGGTGTGTGAAGTCCGGGTATGAGGAAACTAGCTCTGCAAAAAAAGTCACTAATCATTCAAATTATCGGTGAGTTAAAAGTTCTGTCTACATTAGTCGGTCACTCACCCAGATTGACGAAGCTCATAACCGTGTCAGCCTCACTGACCATCATACCCAGGGGGGCTGTATGTGTGCTGAGGGTGGGCAATGCAGCCTGGCTCACTGCCTCTGGGTTAAAACCAAGACCCGGTCCCTCGTCACCCTCGGCCGACACGGCGTGGTACAGGTCCAGCATGAAGAGCGGGGCGGAGGACGGCGGCCGCAGGGGCGGGTGGGGGCGGGGTCGCCCAGGTAGGCCCAGGATAGATAAGATTTCCCGTTGCATCTCCTTCTTTTCTCGGCCGCTTAACCTGCGGAAGCTTGAGTGCTGGGGGACTCCCTCCACCTGACCCCAGGAGCTTAGGAGCACAAACGTAAGGAGGAGGGACGTGAGATGGAAAAACTGTCGTTGCAGGTGACGCGTGCCCCGGAGAGTTACTCTCCtgtcctccctcctccttctgttGTAGCAGGAGGCCTCACACCTCCTGGGGCTGATAGATTTGTCCATGTTTGAAATACTGCGGTCAAAAATATTCCAAGCCATCGCTgaagttttttgggttttttcacCTTTGGTCTTGTTGCTCACTTTATGCGTTGCTTTAGAATCTGCCCTACAAGCGGCACCCCTGCACTCCTCCCTtgtctctcaatctctctttccctctctcttgggACCACTGCAACCCCTCTTGCAAATCCTGATAGTGTCTCGTCTCAACTCACTGCCAATCACGGTGTCATCAGGCTCAGATCCTAGTCTTCtcatttaacagacacacaaaaaaagagccGTCCCTGCAAATATTCATCTGTTTTGTGCAAGTGATCCTCAAAGAGTTGTTAAAGAAAGCTCAGTGTTTACTGGTCCCAAtccttctgtttatctctcttcccctccctccctaccCTCACACTGTTAATGTTATCTGCTGACTTGTACCTTCCCTACTGTTTACttatggagggagagaaagacttcAGATAAAGTGGTAAACACGGGCAACGTACAAGTaactcaaagagaaaacaaatgctgAGTGTTCAAGGAGACTGCTCTTTTGAAGCATAAACtcggagaagaaggagagaagtgTTGTTAGGACGCGAGAAAGCAGGAACTGTGAACGAATGTGAAATTAGAGTCAGAGGGTAAATAAATGGAACGGGCCCTTCAAAACCATACAAACAGCCAAGTTTCTCTTCAGAGGCTCCAAGTATCATACAACGCACCTGCGTTTCCACTGGTTATGTTGACAAGTAACTACTTCATCCCAGTCCAGGACACAAAATCAGGCCTGTGAAGTGCAAAATAACCACCGCAATCATCCAGTTTTTCCACTTTCAAATGTCCTTCTTCACGAGAACGGATTAATCCAACAGGTTTTACATCCAAAGTGTTGTTTCTTGCCAACAGAAGCAGTTTTCACCGAAGAAGGCCTCAGAAGTTGTCCCGCTAAGCCGTGGAGTAACGCTAACAAGCCCAGATCCCCAGGTGCTTTG
This sequence is a window from Chanos chanos chromosome 12, fChaCha1.1, whole genome shotgun sequence. Protein-coding genes within it:
- the LOC115825343 gene encoding zinc finger protein 706, with translation MARGQQKIQSQQKNAKKAAEKKKQQGADQKTAAKAALVHTCPVCRTQMPDPKTFKQHFESKHPKSPLPPELVDVQA
- the bmp8a gene encoding bone morphogenetic protein 8A isoform X4, with the protein product MAWNIFDRSISNMDKSISPRRCEASCYNRRRREDRRVTLRGTRHLQRQFFHLTSLLLTFVLLSSWGQVEGVPQHSSFRRLSGREKKEMQREILSILGLPGRPRPHPPLRPPSSAPLFMLDLYHAVSAEGDEGPAPLGMMVSEADTVMSFVNLVEQEKDLLQPRPYWKEFRFDLTPLPQGETVTAAEFRIYKTVTVGQRANRTLHISVYEIQREKKHREPELVLLDMQSVPAGQEGWLAFDVTSASNHWLLHPRSNMGIRLYVETEEDRSLSAGWVGLVGRRGPRSKQPFMVTFFRASQAPCRPPRALRHSTPRKKKHKYDLPHPNRPDIIGSHGRQACKKHELYVSFSDLGWKDWVLAPSGYSAYYCDGECDYPLGSCMNATNHAVIQLVVHLMKPDEVPKVCCAPTKLSPISVLFYDDNNNVILKKHRNMVVKTCGCL
- the bmp8a gene encoding bone morphogenetic protein 8A isoform X3, translating into MAWNIFDRSISNMDKSISPRRCEASCYNRRRREDRRVTLRGTRHLQRQFFHLTSLLLTFVLLSSWGQVEGVPQHSSFRRLSGREKKEMQREILSILGLPGRPRPHPPLRPPSSAPLFMLDLYHAVSAEGDEGPAPLGMMVSEADTVMSFVNLVEQEKDLLQPRPYWKEFRFDLTPLPQGETVTAAEFRIYKTVTVGQRANRTLHISVYEIQREKKHREPELVLLDMQSVPAGQEGWLAFDVTSASNHWLLHPRSNMGIRLYVETEEDRSLSAGWVGLVGRRGPRSKQPFMVTFFRASQAPCRPPRALRHSTPRKKKHKYDLPHPNRPDIIGNYNHVSSGRQACKKHELYVSFSDLGWKDWVLAPSGYSAYYCDGECDYPLGSCMNATNHAVIQLVVHLMKPDEVPKVCCAPTKLSPISVLFYDDNNNVILKKHRNMVVKTCGCL
- the bmp8a gene encoding bone morphogenetic protein 8A isoform X1 — encoded protein: MAWNIFDRSISNMDKSISPRRCEASCYNRRRREDRRVTLRGTRHLQRQFFHLTSLLLTFVLLSSWGQVEGVPQHSSFRRLSGREKKEMQREILSILGLPGRPRPHPPLRPPSSAPLFMLDLYHAVSAEGDEGPGLGFNPEAVSQAALPTLSTHTAPLGMMVSEADTVMSFVNLVEQEKDLLQPRPYWKEFRFDLTPLPQGETVTAAEFRIYKTVTVGQRANRTLHISVYEIQREKKHREPELVLLDMQSVPAGQEGWLAFDVTSASNHWLLHPRSNMGIRLYVETEEDRSLSAGWVGLVGRRGPRSKQPFMVTFFRASQAPCRPPRALRHSTPRKKKHKYDLPHPNRPDIIGNYNHVSSGRQACKKHELYVSFSDLGWKDWVLAPSGYSAYYCDGECDYPLGSCMNATNHAVIQLVVHLMKPDEVPKVCCAPTKLSPISVLFYDDNNNVILKKHRNMVVKTCGCL
- the bmp8a gene encoding bone morphogenetic protein 8A isoform X2, whose translation is MAWNIFDRSISNMDKSISPRRCEASCYNRRRREDRRVTLRGTRHLQRQFFHLTSLLLTFVLLSSWGQVEGVPQHSSFRRLSGREKKEMQREILSILGLPGRPRPHPPLRPPSSAPLFMLDLYHAVSAEGDEGPGLGFNPEAVSQAALPTLSTHTAPLGMMVSEADTVMSFVNLVEQEKDLLQPRPYWKEFRFDLTPLPQGETVTAAEFRIYKTVTVGQRANRTLHISVYEIQREKKHREPELVLLDMQSVPAGQEGWLAFDVTSASNHWLLHPRSNMGIRLYVETEEDRSLSAGWVGLVGRRGPRSKQPFMVTFFRASQAPCRPPRALRHSTPRKKKHKYDLPHPNRPDNHVSSGRQACKKHELYVSFSDLGWKDWVLAPSGYSAYYCDGECDYPLGSCMNATNHAVIQLVVHLMKPDEVPKVCCAPTKLSPISVLFYDDNNNVILKKHRNMVVKTCGCL